The region GCTCGATATCGCTCATGTCCAGCGATTCGCCGATCTCGTCCCCGCCGAAGAGCGTCGCCGCCCACTCCTGGAACAGCCCGCGGTCACTGGCCGGCACCCCGAGCAGCTCGGCTATCACGAGGATGGGGAGCGGGTAGGCCAGCGCGTCCACCACGTCGAACCGGTCACGGTCCTCGACGGCGTCGAGGAGTTCGGCCGTGATGGCGTGGATCCTCGGTTCGAGTCCGGAGACGACGCGAGGGGTGAACGCCTGGCTGACGAGGGCGCGCAGCTTGCGGTGCTCCGGCGGGTCCATGCCGACGAAGTTGCCCTGGCGGAAGGTCTCGAAGTCGGGCTGGGTGGGGGTGAGACCGGAGAAGTCCGAGGAGTAGGTCGCCGGGTCGGCGAGCACCGCGGCCACACTGCGGTGGTCCAGAATCTGCCAGAGGTTCTGCCCCTCGTCATGGCGTACGGGATCGGCCTCGCTCAGGGCACTCCACCGGTCGACCAGATCGTCGAAGACGCAAGGTGCCTCTTTCAGTTCGTTGCTGGTCACCGGTACTCCCTGAAGTGCGGGTCCGGGAGGCTTCGTTGCTCCCCGGCGGTTATGCGCTGGACTGTTCGGCGGCCATACCCCTCGAAATGACGGTCGCCGTGTGACACAACAGGCTTACTATCACAGCCGTTTCATGCCTTTGACTGTCTTCGGATTAATTTTGCACTGCCGATGTACGAATGAGGGAAGCCAGGTTCCGGCGCACGCTATTTGCGATGTGTCGCGATATCCCAAAAAGGCATCCAGGACTCCCCGACGGCATGAACACCCAAGAAGAGGCGCCCACATGAACACCGGTTAAAGGCAGGCCGATATGGTGGACCACCGACCCCCGCGACGAATCGCGTACTCAAGCCCCCGAATCGGGGCTTCTTGTCGTCGCGGGCACGGCAGAACGGCTCTCACTGCTGGGTGATCAGCGTCGACAACGCCTGGAGGGTGCCGCGGGTGCGCTCAACGGCGACAGCAGCAACAGAGCAGCCTTGGCGGTCGGCCGGAATGCCGCAGCGGACAGACCGCCGGCACCTTCCGGCCGGAGCCGGACGTGCAATTCCGCATGTCGAGCCCCTTCGCGCTCCATGATGTGAGCAATCGAGAACATGCCGACGGGCCCGCCTCACGACTCGATGAACCAGCCCGCGAAACCCCTCCCCGGCCATTCATCTTCGCCCGGACATACGGCAGCGGAGCCGCCGTTGACCATCTCGTTACCACACATCCCCCACTGAAAACCCCTCACACATGACACGTGTCAGGCATCCCCGCGCAAGTAAAGGTGGGCGATCCGCACACGAGCCACCGGCGCCCGAAAAGAGAACAAGAGAACCGTAAACACTACCGGCAGGTACAGTTTGATGTTGTCAGCGGGTCCGCGCCCCCGAGCGCTTTCACGCCAGTCCAGCTTGACCGACAGTCTTCACTCCCAGTCATACAATAGCAACCCCCTGCGGTTTGACTGAGAGTGATTTTTATACCCATTCGCCTCGTCCCGCCAGTAGGCCGCGAGCGACCCCTGTTACTCATGAGGCAAACGATTTTCGACTACCCGTTCGAGTCGAGCGCGGAGAAGCAGGTATAGAGCGTTTGCCCAAAGAGTGGCGGAGCACTCCAGGGGGTCCCGCTATCGCCGCCGCACGATGATGCCATCACCGCTCGGCGACAAGTGCCAGACCTTGGCAAAGCGCTGCGGGGAGAGCAAGCCTCACGAGCAGATCCGGACCGGGCGCGCGACCGCGGCGGGGCGCCGGAAGGCGTGCGCCGCCGTAGCTGCCTGCGAAGAAGCCGGGCAGGCCAGGCCCGTTGCCACAGCGCTCATGAGCCACCGTGGCCTGCATCCATGGTTGTTGGTCGGCCATGGCGGCCACACGCTCCGTGGCTTGCTTTCGACGTCCGGTTAATTGGCTGGATTCCATGCCTTGCGGCCGATGCGGACGTTGCAGTAACCGCTCCGCAGTCGCTTACCCAGAAAGAGATGGCGTATTTGTTGCCTACGGGCAAGCAGTTGGCGATGAGTCGTCGAATATGCCCCGGACGACGAACGCCGCTCTCGGCGCCGGTCCGGTTCCCCAACTCCCCACGGAAGCCCGCTTTCGTCCCCGGCGGATTCCCCGGCTTCCCACAGAAGGTGACACCCGCCGGCGGAAACGTCGAAGGCCCGCACGCCGGCCGGACGGCCTTCCGTCGACGCTCCGGCGCGTACGGGAGGACGATGCTCCGTCGTCGCGTTGCCGGTATGTGCTCAAGTCCGTTACGGCAGGCCGCGGTTGGCCCGCTGCGCACAACCGGCGCGACGGTTCGGCCCGGCGCCGATGGTTCCGCACCGGCCGCGCAGTGTGGGACAGTGAAGGGTCGGAACAGCCTCGTTCGGCTCGTGAGCTTCGCTCAGCGGGCACCCCGAGCGGCGGGACGCGATCCCCGGCAGATTCTGCCGTGGCGGCCCGTGAACTCCGGACCACACGCGGCGCCTGCCGTGTGCCCGCAGTGTTGCGGCTGCTTGTGGCTGCCATCCCAACTCTTTGAGGGCGTCATTCCTTTCACCATCAGCACCCAGTATCTGGACGACACCGTACTGCTCATGGCCTGCGGAGAGATCGACCGCGCCTGCGAGCCCGTGTGCGATGACGTCCTCGCCTCGCTGCCCGCAACCCTGTCCAGCGTGGTCCTGGACATGCAGAAGGTGCCGTTCATGGACGTGACAGGTCTGCACTTCCTGTGCGCCCTGCACCGTCACACCACCCGCCACCGGATCCAGCTGCACACCCGCGGCTGGCGCGCACAACCGCGCTACGTCCTGGACTCGGCCCTGCACCTCGACCTCCAGGGCGCCGACCTGAACATCGCGGTACGCGCGGCTCTCGATCTGCTCTAGTGGAGGATGTGGCGAAAGCCCATCCGGGGGGCGGAAGTTCTCGCCTGCCGACTTCGGCGGGGGGAGAGGCCGGGACCATGGACACTCGCGCGCAAACCCGTGTTTCGGCGTACGCCATCGCGGTGGAAGACGAGCGGCTGCTCTTGGCCCGCCTGTCGGACGCGTCACCGGTCTTCGCGCCGGGGCTGTGGCACCTGCCGGGCGGAGGAATCGATCCGGGCGAGCAGCCCGTGGAGGCCCTGGCCCGTGAGCTTCGGGAGGAGACCGGACTCGAACTCGCTGCCGCTCACCTCCTCGACGCGCGGACCTATGCGGTTCGGCGACGCGGAGTGAGCTGGAACCTCACCGCGCTGTTCTACGCCGTCGACCTCACGGCCGGGGCCCCGGCCGTCGCGGAGATCGACGGTTCCACCGATGCGGCGGTCTGGATTCCGCTGGCGGACCTGCAGGACTCCATGCTGTCGCCGATGGCTGCCGACGCTCGTCGCATGCTGGAGGCCGGCAGCGGGGCGGGGCGCGAAGGTGCCGGACACGGCCCCGCGTGGAGACCTGCGAAGGGCACCGTCACTTAGCAGGAGGGCACCGTCGCTTCGCGGCGGAGGGCGAGCCTGCCGTACCTCGCGACCGCCTGCCGTTCGCTCCCCCGACGCCCCGTTCGTTCGTAGCCGCACGCCGGACGGCGAGCGGGCCGGGCGCTCCTGCCGGACTCCCCCGCCGCGCTCCCTCGTTGGCGACGGCGTGCGGCAGCGGAAAGCCGAGGGGCCCGGCCGGTCGTCCGGCCGGGCCCCTCGGCTTCCGGGTGTGGGTCAGGGCGTGGTCAGTGACCGCCCTCGTCCACGACCGCGACCTCCTCGATGTTCTGCTCGATCGCCTCCGCCGAGACGGCGGTGGAGCGAGCCCAGTAGTAGATGCCCAGGGAGAACGCCGTGATGAGCACCATGTCCCACCACAGCGGGAGGTGGCCCTGGCCGCCGAAGCCGCCCTGCCAGGCGATGAGGCCCATGCCGATCAGGTACACCGGAAGCCACTGCGCGGCCTTCCAGTCCAGTCGCGGAGCGTTCGGCAGTCGCTTCTTCGTCGCGTACCAGGCGTAGCTGCCGAGCAGCACGTAGCCGATGACGATGGCCCAGCCGAGCCGCTGGAGGGTGTCCCAGCCCGCCCAGTAGATGATCAGGCTCGCGACGACGAAGGACAGCGGCGAGACCACGCCGCCGCCGGGCAGGCGGTAGGGGCGCTCGTGGTGCGGCAGGCGGTCGCGGAAGACGCCGAACGCCAGGGGCGCGCCCGCGTACATCAGCACGCTCGCCGAGGTGATGAAGGAGACCAGCTCCTGCCAGCTCGGGAAGGGCAGGAAGCAGATCACGCCGGTCACGAACGAGATGATCAGGCCGAACCACGGCACACCGCGGCCGTCGGTCTTCTCGAACAGCCGGGGCGCGTAGCCGTTCTTGCTCAGGCCGTAGGAGATGCGCGAGGTCGAGGTGGTGTAGATCAGGCCGGTGCCACCGGGAGAGATGATCGCGTCCGCGTACAGGACCCAGCCCAGCCAGCCCAGGCCCACCACGGTGGCCAGGCCGGCCCACGGGCCGCTGATGCCCGCGTAGTCCAGCTTGGCCCACCCGTGCGCGAAGGAGGCCAGCGGCAGGGCGCCGATGTAGACCACCTGGAGAAGGATGTAGATCACCGCGCCGATCACGACCGACCCGATCGTGGCGCGCGGCAGGTCGCGCTTCGGGTTGCGGCTCTCCCCGGCCAGCTGGATGGCCTGCTCGAAGCCGAGCAGCGCGAAGATGATGCCGCTGGTGCTGATGGCACTGAGCACGCCCTTGGCGCCGAAGGGGGCGAAGCCGTGCGAGGTGAAGTTGTGCGGCTGGAAGTTGGTCGCCGCGATGATGAAGATCGCCCCGAGGGGTACGGCGATCTTCCACCAGGTCGCCGCGCTGTTCGTGTGCGCCAGCACCTTCACACCGAGGAAGTTCACCGCGACGAAGATCGCCATCAGTACGAGCGCGACGATGAAACCGCTCGGCGTGAGGGTCCCGTTCGCATGCTGGAACCCCTGGGCCCACGACCAGTGACCGGCATAACCGATCATGGCCTCGACCTCGATCGGGGCCACCGTCGCCGCCTGGAGCCAGGAGAACCAGCCGAAGGACATCCCGGCCAGGCCGCCGAAGGCGTAGTGGGGGTACCGCGCCGTGCCGCCGGCCACCGGGAACAGACCGCCGAGCTCGGCGTGCACCAGCGCCAGCAGCACCACCGCTACCGCGCCGATGATCCAGGAGATCAGTGCGGCCGGGCCTGCCACCACCACGGCCTTCTGGGCACCGTAGAGCCACCCTGATCCGATGATGGAGCCGACCGACGCCCACATCAGACCGATCAGCCCCACGTCCCTGCGGAGGGAGCCGGAGGAACGTGCCCTCTCGGGAGCGATCTCGTCAACGCTTGCCATAGGAGGCCTTTCAAGACAGGGCTGGCTTAAAATTTGCCTCAGAGTAGGGAGCATTCACGGTCCTGCAAAGAGTCATTGGCTGAATAGTTATATTCCTTGAAGGAATGCATACCGAACTCTCAGTGCGCCACTGTGGACATTCCGCGAGAGGCCCGAATCGGCGGCCCTTCAGGCGAGCTCGGTAGCAGGACGCAACCGGTCCATTACCCACGCGACTCTCCGCACGCCTCGCAAATTTGAGGAAAAATTGACGCTTTGGAGGGCAAAGGAATACGTCGGGTCGGGTAGCGACATTCCACATGAAGGCCATGTCGCGACTGTCGGCGAATTGCGCTCGCTCGCGCCGTAAGGGACCTGCCCCATTTCCGTGTTCAATACAGCTATTCGCCGTCAGCGGCCTCTTTTCGCTTTCGGTGTCCGGCCCGGCGGCACCGAGGGACGCTGCCGGGTAGCTCTGCCGGGAGCACCCCGGGAGGCATCGCCGGACGCCGCGCCGGGGTACCTCGCGCGGAACGGACGCACGCCCCCTCCGCCGCTCCCCGCACCACCCATAAAGCGCATTTTTCTGCCGCTCTCACGTGGTGCGCCGTGACAAGACAGCTGACTGTGGGTCATATGGCCCTACTGCGATCAGAAGGCCGACGCTGTGTCGCCCTTCGCAGTAGGCCGAAAGGAACATGCCCATGCGGACTGCCCGCACCCTGTTCGCCTCAGCGGTCATGACCGCGGTCCTCGCGGTGGGCGCGCCCACCGCGACGGCCTCGTCCGCGGCCGGGGACAGCGCCACGGTCAGCGCCACCTCGGCACACCACGACGACGACCACGGCCGTCACCGGAGAGGGGACCGTGACCACGACCACCGCTGGTCCGACCATCGCGGGTCCGGCCACCGCTGGCACGGACGTCACCACCACAGGTGCAATCACCATCACCACAGGTACCACCACCGCCCGATGGGCGGTGTGCACGCCGGCGGCGGCGGCCTGAGGTCCCTCGACCGCTAAAGCGGTGGTCCGGCGCCGGGCCCGCACTGCTCCGCCCGACGGCCTGAACAGCCGGCCCGGCGGAGCAGCCGGCCTCGGCGCCCTCGACTTCCGCGCCGACAGCACCGAGCGGGTGCGGCAACAGTTTTGTTGCCGCACCCGCTTTGTCCATTCCGGGCACGTGGGAGGTCGGGTTCCAGAATGGTGACGCCCCCTCAAACACCAATGAGAACAGTGGAATTCGGGGCGGAAACCCAGCACGTACGACGACCTCCA is a window of Streptomyces caniferus DNA encoding:
- a CDS encoding APC family permease, with translation MASVDEIAPERARSSGSLRRDVGLIGLMWASVGSIIGSGWLYGAQKAVVVAGPAALISWIIGAVAVVLLALVHAELGGLFPVAGGTARYPHYAFGGLAGMSFGWFSWLQAATVAPIEVEAMIGYAGHWSWAQGFQHANGTLTPSGFIVALVLMAIFVAVNFLGVKVLAHTNSAATWWKIAVPLGAIFIIAATNFQPHNFTSHGFAPFGAKGVLSAISTSGIIFALLGFEQAIQLAGESRNPKRDLPRATIGSVVIGAVIYILLQVVYIGALPLASFAHGWAKLDYAGISGPWAGLATVVGLGWLGWVLYADAIISPGGTGLIYTTSTSRISYGLSKNGYAPRLFEKTDGRGVPWFGLIISFVTGVICFLPFPSWQELVSFITSASVLMYAGAPLAFGVFRDRLPHHERPYRLPGGGVVSPLSFVVASLIIYWAGWDTLQRLGWAIVIGYVLLGSYAWYATKKRLPNAPRLDWKAAQWLPVYLIGMGLIAWQGGFGGQGHLPLWWDMVLITAFSLGIYYWARSTAVSAEAIEQNIEEVAVVDEGGH
- a CDS encoding NUDIX domain-containing protein, which translates into the protein MDTRAQTRVSAYAIAVEDERLLLARLSDASPVFAPGLWHLPGGGIDPGEQPVEALARELREETGLELAAAHLLDARTYAVRRRGVSWNLTALFYAVDLTAGAPAVAEIDGSTDAAVWIPLADLQDSMLSPMAADARRMLEAGSGAGREGAGHGPAWRPAKGTVT
- a CDS encoding STAS domain-containing protein; protein product: MCSSPLRQAAVGPLRTTGATVRPGADGSAPAAQCGTVKGRNSLVRLVSFAQRAPRAAGRDPRQILPWRPVNSGPHAAPAVCPQCCGCLWLPSQLFEGVIPFTISTQYLDDTVLLMACGEIDRACEPVCDDVLASLPATLSSVVLDMQKVPFMDVTGLHFLCALHRHTTRHRIQLHTRGWRAQPRYVLDSALHLDLQGADLNIAVRAALDLL